In Dyadobacter sp. NIV53, a single window of DNA contains:
- a CDS encoding TonB-dependent receptor → MKYFFTLLLIMSVIAGSFAQQAGKSNIKGQILTSDGKPGSFVTVQIKDSKSGTVTDENGHYQLRNVPVGKHTLVIRIVGFESTEYALETTLDATLTAGTISLKEDAKTLNEVTVKGNVNKFAQKESQYVSRLPIKNLENPQVYSVISKELMEEQVVTDYKQSLRNVPGAAIAFGNYSNGFTYTIIRGFWTGARMRNGLASQQFNGIDPVTVERTEAIKGPSGTLFGSSLISFGGLTNLVTKKPMETFQGNVTFTTGSWNMARLSADINTPLNVNKTLLFRLNTAMHTEGSFMDWGFQKRFVLAPSLTYKVDERLTLNFEAEILRSKMTLLPLQNFSGVSVKNISKVPIRFNQSLNSDDPVNAGGSDLFYARATYKLPGNWTSNTLFSYAAGHDDEFVAVWAGWQNDSTVTRNVETSAGGTTDIQFQQNFNGDFKIGPFRNRLVAGVDMYYSKGVSTGYVNNSFASVTPYDVINVNKLYSPVSLDRVKFLRSSLIHARQSSKTYTYSAYASDVINITDKLLAMLSLRVDRYDYKGAATMFSDYTDGYGQTALSPKLGLVYQPVKDQVSVFANYMNGFQNNGSTKQPDGTIKVMKPANGYQWETGVKLDAFNHKLSATLSYYNIDLTNAIRQDAQGFSIQDGKQRSKGFEADIIANPFPGLSIIAGFGTNDYQYLRANEGQEGTTTGLPKDFVNFWISYKASAGVLRGFGAGFGGNYVSEANSDNQYGALTIPSYTLLDATVFYDKPKWRLALKVNNLANDKMWGLNNNPLNPRNVASSLSFKF, encoded by the coding sequence ATGAAATACTTTTTTACATTGCTCCTGATTATGTCTGTCATAGCCGGCTCCTTTGCTCAGCAGGCGGGAAAATCAAATATCAAAGGCCAGATCCTGACCAGTGACGGAAAGCCTGGTTCATTTGTCACAGTACAGATAAAAGATTCCAAATCGGGAACAGTAACCGATGAAAATGGCCATTACCAACTTCGTAATGTGCCCGTCGGAAAACACACGCTGGTGATCCGCATCGTTGGATTTGAGTCGACCGAATATGCACTGGAAACAACTTTGGACGCTACACTTACTGCCGGAACTATCAGTCTGAAAGAAGATGCAAAGACGCTTAACGAGGTAACTGTGAAAGGAAACGTCAACAAATTTGCACAAAAAGAAAGCCAGTATGTTTCAAGATTACCTATCAAAAATCTTGAAAATCCGCAAGTTTACAGCGTGATTTCCAAGGAACTGATGGAAGAACAGGTTGTTACGGATTACAAACAATCGCTTCGCAATGTGCCTGGTGCGGCCATCGCGTTTGGAAATTACAGCAATGGATTTACCTACACCATTATCCGTGGGTTCTGGACAGGCGCACGCATGCGTAATGGGCTTGCTTCCCAGCAGTTTAACGGCATTGATCCCGTAACGGTTGAAAGAACGGAGGCGATCAAAGGCCCATCGGGTACGTTGTTTGGTTCCAGCCTGATTTCGTTTGGCGGACTTACGAATCTGGTGACGAAAAAACCAATGGAAACCTTTCAGGGCAACGTTACTTTCACAACGGGCAGCTGGAACATGGCGCGGCTTTCGGCAGATATCAACACGCCTCTTAATGTCAATAAAACGCTGTTGTTCAGGCTAAATACTGCCATGCATACGGAAGGTAGTTTCATGGACTGGGGTTTTCAGAAACGTTTTGTTCTTGCTCCTTCCCTAACCTATAAGGTGGATGAAAGACTGACATTGAATTTTGAAGCCGAAATTCTTCGCTCAAAAATGACACTGCTGCCTCTTCAGAACTTTTCTGGTGTTTCGGTAAAAAACATTTCAAAAGTACCGATCCGTTTCAACCAGTCGTTAAATTCCGATGATCCGGTGAATGCTGGCGGAAGTGATCTGTTTTATGCACGTGCCACGTATAAACTACCCGGAAACTGGACTTCAAATACGCTGTTCTCCTATGCCGCCGGTCATGATGATGAATTCGTGGCAGTTTGGGCTGGTTGGCAAAACGACTCCACCGTAACCAGAAATGTGGAAACATCCGCAGGAGGAACTACGGACATTCAATTCCAGCAAAATTTTAACGGTGATTTCAAGATCGGCCCATTCCGGAACAGGCTTGTAGCAGGTGTGGATATGTATTATTCCAAAGGTGTTTCGACTGGCTATGTGAACAATTCTTTTGCTTCGGTGACGCCCTATGACGTGATTAATGTCAATAAACTGTATAGCCCCGTATCATTGGATCGCGTAAAGTTTTTGCGTTCCAGCCTGATCCACGCAAGGCAGTCTTCCAAAACTTATACATATAGTGCTTATGCATCGGATGTGATCAATATTACCGACAAATTACTGGCCATGCTGAGCCTTCGTGTTGATCGTTACGATTATAAAGGAGCCGCAACCATGTTTTCGGACTATACCGATGGCTATGGACAAACGGCTTTGTCTCCGAAACTGGGACTCGTTTACCAGCCCGTAAAAGATCAGGTAAGTGTTTTTGCCAACTACATGAATGGCTTCCAGAACAACGGATCGACCAAACAACCTGATGGTACAATTAAAGTAATGAAACCAGCGAACGGATATCAATGGGAAACGGGGGTAAAACTGGATGCATTTAATCACAAACTGAGTGCTACTTTAAGTTATTACAATATTGATCTTACCAATGCGATCCGTCAGGACGCCCAGGGTTTTTCGATACAGGACGGCAAGCAGCGTAGTAAAGGTTTTGAAGCTGATATTATCGCCAATCCATTTCCAGGTTTGTCCATTATTGCCGGTTTCGGTACCAACGACTATCAATATCTCAGGGCAAATGAAGGCCAGGAAGGAACCACAACCGGCTTGCCAAAAGATTTCGTTAATTTCTGGATCAGTTATAAAGCATCTGCTGGTGTATTGAGAGGATTTGGTGCAGGCTTTGGCGGCAATTATGTGAGTGAGGCTAATTCCGATAATCAGTATGGCGCATTAACCATTCCATCGTATACCCTTCTGGACGCAACGGTGTTTTATGACAAACCAAAATGGCGTCTGGCGTTGAAAGTAAATAATCTTGCAAACGATAAAATGTGGGGATTGAATAACAATCCACTCAATCCGCGTAATGTGGCGTCATCGCTTTCATTCAAGTTTTAA
- a CDS encoding DUF4198 domain-containing protein, with the protein MKITKKSLAIAVMISLSAISNLFAHALWIETSTVGKAGQKQSVKIVYSEPDDKPEKLADWFSDVKEFELWLTTPDKQKVKLVTVAGEDHFTSEFTPEKDGVYTLSISKAARELGGSTIYEFNASAIVKVGKSLAGNDAAFNGNIINVFADASKNYKANQPLNLTTILKGKPTEKLHVGVSSPSGWNKNISSNATGVAEFTPIWPGTYKIEASTSEDVKGDHFGKPYDSIWRCATLLVDVAK; encoded by the coding sequence ATGAAAATCACGAAAAAATCTCTGGCTATTGCTGTAATGATTTCATTATCAGCTATCAGCAACCTATTCGCCCACGCCCTTTGGATTGAAACCAGCACAGTTGGAAAAGCCGGACAAAAACAATCTGTTAAAATCGTTTATTCAGAACCGGACGATAAGCCGGAAAAACTGGCTGACTGGTTTTCTGATGTGAAGGAATTTGAACTTTGGCTTACAACGCCTGATAAGCAAAAAGTAAAATTGGTGACTGTTGCAGGCGAAGATCATTTTACCTCTGAATTTACACCTGAAAAAGACGGCGTATATACCTTATCGATCAGCAAGGCTGCCAGGGAATTGGGTGGATCTACGATTTACGAATTCAATGCTAGCGCTATTGTAAAAGTCGGGAAATCTTTGGCGGGAAACGACGCTGCTTTCAATGGCAATATTATCAATGTTTTTGCAGATGCTTCCAAAAACTACAAAGCCAATCAACCATTGAACCTTACTACGATCCTGAAAGGCAAACCAACTGAGAAACTGCATGTTGGCGTTTCGTCTCCGAGTGGCTGGAATAAAAATATCAGCTCAAATGCAACTGGTGTAGCAGAGTTTACTCCTATCTGGCCCGGAACTTATAAAATCGAAGCCTCAACAAGTGAGGACGTAAAAGGCGATCATTTTGGAAAGCCTTATGATTCTATATGGAGATGCGCTACGTTGCTTGTTGATGTAGCAAAATAG
- the pgeF gene encoding peptidoglycan editing factor PgeF, with product MIEQPLFRSPKIFSQFKYLVAAESTRHGGVSTHPYLSLNLGGATNDAPENVEENNLRFFSALNIPLAQVAKSHQVHSSEILNVQNPGRYEGYDALITNKPNIQLAVTIADCTPVLIYDPVSHAVAAIHAGWKGTMLNIVLKTVQTMQKEFGSDPKAFVAYVGTCIDECSFEVGEEVAINFDSEYKRWDAEKGKFFIDLKLANKNQLLHAGLNAENIEISACSTVLNNNDYFSYRLEKGLTGRMLATIGMTGV from the coding sequence ATGATTGAACAGCCCCTTTTCAGAAGTCCCAAAATATTTAGTCAGTTTAAGTACCTTGTTGCTGCTGAAAGTACCAGACATGGAGGTGTAAGTACGCATCCCTATTTGTCTTTAAATCTGGGAGGAGCTACAAACGATGCGCCGGAAAATGTAGAGGAAAATAATTTAAGATTCTTTTCTGCTTTAAACATCCCGTTAGCCCAGGTTGCCAAATCTCATCAGGTCCATAGTTCTGAAATTCTGAATGTCCAAAATCCGGGAAGATATGAAGGATACGATGCCCTGATTACCAATAAACCTAATATACAGTTAGCCGTTACTATTGCAGATTGTACACCCGTTTTGATTTATGACCCAGTCAGTCATGCGGTTGCAGCAATTCATGCAGGATGGAAGGGAACAATGCTGAATATTGTGTTAAAAACAGTACAAACAATGCAAAAAGAATTTGGGTCTGATCCGAAGGCTTTTGTGGCTTACGTGGGCACATGCATTGACGAATGTTCATTTGAAGTGGGGGAAGAGGTTGCAATAAATTTTGATTCCGAATACAAACGCTGGGATGCAGAAAAAGGGAAGTTCTTTATTGATCTGAAACTCGCTAATAAAAATCAGTTGTTGCATGCCGGGCTGAATGCTGAAAATATTGAAATATCAGCCTGTTCTACGGTTCTGAACAACAACGATTATTTTTCGTATCGCCTTGAAAAAGGACTAACCGGCAGAATGCTGGCAACCATAGGAATGACAGGTGTTTAG
- a CDS encoding PepSY domain-containing protein: MKLKGLSNRLYNITFHTHTVSGIVISFALYVIFFAGAFTLFKEEFYQWENPTARKTITTPVDYDEVLKKLKKQTPLFDLSEDITITAETQGRPLVYIYGHLLVKKGQPEEHYYTSYLPATEEFSKDEKTTIGETLYRLHFFDQIPIVGRYISGFVALFFAFAVATGVMIHWQNIFTKFHGFSLKGSLKNLWTNAHTVFGLLGMPFQFMYAITGAYYMLSFLVLLPVVVVFFDGDQEKAFKVIIPERMMEVSEKSPLTTRNLKITSILDSLKKEHNVLELKYLQVKHYDREDGVLSASVDNKKVFTGEGSVAISLRDGKILLDRLPGNKGYAQSILPGIARLHFATFGGLALKIVYFLMALLTCFVIISGVLLWKEARNKKNYTDKQKRFHHSVTMSYLAICFGLFPAIAILFSAELLVPNTADHVFNVRAIFFVSWLLLTIAGLFVKTETNATKLYLFLGGLFSLAVPLVNGIVTGDWIWGTLEKGNYFVVGTDLFWLITGILALFFGWKSSRSLY; encoded by the coding sequence ATGAAACTAAAAGGTTTATCTAACAGACTTTACAACATTACTTTTCATACGCACACTGTCTCTGGTATCGTGATTAGTTTTGCGTTGTATGTCATTTTCTTCGCAGGAGCTTTTACACTTTTTAAGGAAGAATTTTATCAGTGGGAAAATCCAACGGCAAGAAAAACCATCACAACGCCAGTTGATTATGATGAGGTTTTGAAAAAATTAAAGAAACAAACACCCTTGTTCGACCTTTCCGAAGATATCACGATTACGGCTGAAACACAAGGCAGGCCGTTGGTGTATATTTATGGACATCTGCTTGTAAAAAAGGGACAGCCTGAAGAACATTATTATACCAGTTATTTACCGGCAACGGAAGAATTTTCCAAAGACGAGAAAACCACAATTGGTGAGACGTTATACCGCCTGCATTTTTTCGATCAAATCCCTATTGTTGGAAGGTACATTTCTGGTTTTGTGGCGTTATTTTTTGCATTTGCGGTAGCAACAGGTGTGATGATCCACTGGCAAAATATCTTCACAAAGTTTCATGGTTTTTCCTTAAAAGGCTCATTAAAAAATCTTTGGACCAACGCACATACTGTCTTTGGTTTACTTGGTATGCCTTTCCAATTTATGTATGCCATAACCGGAGCTTATTACATGTTATCCTTTTTGGTTTTACTACCGGTTGTCGTTGTTTTTTTTGATGGAGACCAGGAAAAAGCTTTTAAAGTAATTATTCCTGAAAGAATGATGGAAGTAAGCGAAAAATCCCCTTTAACAACAAGAAATCTAAAAATAACCAGTATTCTGGATAGCCTCAAAAAAGAGCATAATGTACTTGAATTAAAATATTTACAAGTAAAACACTACGACCGCGAAGACGGAGTTCTCTCGGCATCCGTTGATAATAAGAAAGTTTTCACCGGAGAAGGTTCTGTCGCCATTAGTCTCCGCGACGGTAAAATTTTGCTGGATCGTTTACCCGGTAACAAAGGGTATGCTCAGTCTATTTTGCCTGGGATTGCCCGACTTCATTTCGCAACTTTTGGAGGTTTGGCACTTAAAATTGTTTACTTTCTTATGGCGCTTTTAACGTGTTTTGTCATCATAAGCGGCGTGCTTTTATGGAAAGAAGCAAGAAACAAAAAGAATTATACAGACAAGCAAAAACGCTTTCATCACAGCGTTACCATGTCCTATCTGGCTATTTGCTTTGGTTTATTTCCCGCCATTGCAATTCTTTTTAGTGCTGAACTCCTGGTACCGAATACAGCTGACCATGTATTTAATGTTCGTGCAATATTCTTCGTATCCTGGCTGCTGCTTACGATTGCTGGTTTGTTTGTTAAAACGGAAACGAATGCAACGAAACTTTACCTCTTTTTGGGAGGTTTGTTTTCACTTGCTGTTCCTTTGGTAAATGGGATTGTAACGGGTGACTGGATTTGGGGGACTTTGGAAAAAGGGAATTACTTCGTGGTTGGGACTGATTTGTTTTGGTTGATTACGGGAATTTTGGCTTTGTTTTTTGGTTGGAAAAGCTCCAGATCACTGTATTAA
- a CDS encoding lamin tail domain-containing protein — protein sequence MLTKDILILRLVIIMARICTFIFFIVLNSPLFGYSQVYNSVVISEIMADPTPVVGLPDAEYIELHNRTSNVISLKGWKLTSGNRSILLPDSTIPPGNFRIICHRNNTDLLSVYGKVIGLSSFSLTNDGMALALYNKQNQLVYSISYQKKWWDSDKRDGGYSLEMTDLNNPCGEAGNWSVSPG from the coding sequence ATGTTAACAAAGGACATACTTATTTTACGTCTTGTTATCATTATGGCCAGGATCTGCACATTTATCTTTTTTATAGTTTTAAATTCACCTCTTTTTGGCTATTCACAAGTTTACAATTCAGTTGTAATCAGCGAAATTATGGCGGATCCAACTCCTGTGGTTGGTTTGCCGGATGCGGAATATATTGAATTGCATAACAGAACTTCAAATGTAATTTCCTTAAAAGGATGGAAATTGACTTCCGGCAACCGTTCAATTTTACTTCCGGACTCAACGATTCCTCCTGGCAATTTTAGAATTATTTGCCATCGGAATAACACGGACTTACTATCCGTTTATGGAAAAGTGATTGGACTAAGCTCTTTTTCGCTGACAAACGACGGTATGGCACTCGCACTTTACAATAAGCAAAACCAACTTGTATATTCCATTTCTTACCAAAAAAAATGGTGGGATTCTGATAAAAGGGACGGTGGTTATTCTTTGGAAATGACTGACTTGAACAATCCGTGCGGAGAAGCCGGTAACTGGTCGGTTTCCCCTGGATAA
- a CDS encoding FGGY-family carbohydrate kinase, translating to MAASDGCLANLGSGAIRTGSMAVTIGTSAAVRICSDKAYTDPLMQTFCYILDEKTYIVGGPSNNGAVIFEWLMNTFFANEEYDVVFKEASTIKPGSDGLLFYPYLLGERAPLWSSEVRGGFSGLDIQHTRPHFARAVMEGILLNLSSIAKAMLEMHNIDTIFANGGFAKSPIWVQMLADIFGKKVVLNETVETGAAGAAMMALKALGVYKNYSEMSAFTLVGQEFDADPAVHKQYKALCDRFIKGSKLMLAHAV from the coding sequence ATGGCAGCCAGTGATGGCTGTCTGGCAAATCTGGGAAGTGGTGCAATTCGTACCGGTTCGATGGCGGTAACAATCGGGACGAGTGCGGCGGTAAGAATATGTTCGGACAAAGCCTATACCGATCCGTTGATGCAAACTTTTTGCTATATTCTTGATGAAAAAACATATATCGTTGGCGGCCCTTCTAATAACGGTGCCGTTATTTTTGAATGGCTGATGAATACCTTTTTTGCCAATGAAGAATACGATGTGGTTTTTAAGGAAGCATCGACAATTAAACCGGGCTCTGACGGACTGCTGTTTTACCCATATCTTTTAGGAGAACGTGCTCCATTGTGGAGTTCGGAAGTTCGCGGTGGTTTTTCAGGCTTGGATATTCAGCATACACGTCCGCATTTTGCAAGAGCCGTGATGGAAGGAATTCTCCTTAACCTTAGCAGCATAGCGAAGGCAATGCTTGAAATGCACAATATTGACACCATTTTTGCCAACGGAGGTTTCGCAAAAAGTCCGATCTGGGTACAAATGCTGGCTGATATTTTTGGTAAAAAGGTGGTTTTGAACGAAACGGTTGAAACCGGCGCTGCTGGTGCTGCCATGATGGCATTAAAGGCACTGGGTGTTTATAAAAACTATTCAGAAATGAGTGCGTTTACGCTGGTAGGGCAAGAGTTCGACGCAGATCCGGCTGTGCATAAGCAGTATAAGGCGTTGTGCGACAGGTTCATAAAAGGTTCGAAGCTGATGCTGGCTCACGCGGTTTAA
- a CDS encoding metallophosphoesterase, with the protein MAESSEQRTQKYLDLGHSEAENHAKTQLELYEKHVKNTSAVTNVISSFFKTNLLGFAWHYLKSRFGPRHAYQAYPKNDDSGVYTLQSSIPSREEISIALLSDWASDTAESDSVGHLVARYAPDYTIHMGDVYFVGAPKEVEDNFTAPHASWYYGASGSLALSGNHEMYSNGNAFFQHLLPAMYVQQGEVRKTQQAGFFCLENEHWRIIGIDTGYTSVGRPFVEIISPPDCHLKKEQINWLRDIVRIGNPEDKRGIVILSHHPYISAFREEYEKPGKQIQELLGDSEREIIWFWGHDHRLVVYNKAKNGKGPMAYGRCLGHGGLPVEIKMPDGEADEQKILFYDRRVRKILKRHQLGYNGFVKLCIKGENLTAEYRDLEDTCVLEEQWLVDKSNGHLEWSINNIIPEIKMPRTDMPGIENSSGK; encoded by the coding sequence ATGGCTGAATCTTCTGAACAGCGCACTCAAAAATACCTTGACCTGGGCCATAGTGAAGCTGAAAATCATGCAAAAACACAGCTGGAACTTTACGAGAAACACGTTAAAAATACATCTGCTGTAACCAATGTTATTTCCAGTTTTTTTAAAACTAATCTGCTTGGTTTTGCGTGGCATTATTTAAAAAGCAGGTTTGGGCCAAGGCATGCATATCAGGCATATCCGAAAAATGATGACAGCGGAGTTTATACATTACAATCATCCATCCCATCCCGTGAGGAAATAAGTATTGCATTGCTTTCCGACTGGGCCAGTGATACGGCTGAGTCAGATTCAGTTGGTCATTTGGTAGCTCGTTATGCTCCCGACTACACGATACATATGGGTGATGTGTATTTTGTAGGCGCGCCTAAGGAAGTGGAGGACAACTTTACGGCTCCTCACGCGTCCTGGTATTATGGTGCTTCCGGCAGTCTGGCATTGTCGGGAAATCATGAAATGTATTCGAATGGAAATGCATTTTTTCAGCATCTGCTTCCTGCCATGTATGTACAGCAGGGAGAAGTGCGTAAAACCCAGCAGGCAGGATTTTTCTGTCTGGAAAATGAACACTGGCGGATTATTGGCATTGATACCGGCTACACATCAGTTGGTAGGCCATTTGTTGAAATTATTTCTCCGCCGGATTGTCATCTTAAAAAAGAGCAGATTAACTGGCTGCGTGACATTGTCCGGATTGGCAATCCAGAGGATAAAAGAGGAATTGTTATTTTAAGTCATCATCCTTATATCTCTGCATTTCGCGAGGAATACGAAAAACCTGGAAAACAAATCCAGGAATTACTCGGCGATTCTGAAAGAGAGATTATATGGTTTTGGGGCCATGACCACCGGCTGGTTGTTTACAACAAAGCTAAAAATGGCAAAGGGCCGATGGCTTACGGTCGCTGTCTTGGGCATGGGGGCTTGCCTGTGGAGATAAAAATGCCTGATGGCGAGGCAGATGAACAAAAAATATTGTTCTATGACCGCCGTGTCAGGAAAATTCTTAAAAGGCATCAGCTGGGATATAACGGCTTTGTAAAGCTTTGTATTAAAGGAGAAAATTTAACGGCAGAATACCGTGATCTGGAAGACACCTGCGTATTGGAAGAGCAATGGCTGGTAGATAAATCAAACGGTCATCTTGAATGGAGCATTAATAATATAATTCCCGAAATAAAAATGCCCCGCACAGATATGCCAGGCATTGAAAATTCTTCAGGAAAATAA
- a CDS encoding glycosyltransferase family 2 protein — MIKVSVCVVTYNHEKFVSKMLDSLLMQQTTFPYEIIVGDDCSKDNTVSILKEYQKRFPDKIRLLLNSKNLGLNGKFNALNTFANAKGEYIAQFDGDDYLTSPHKLQKQVEMLDANPHYSASYHNAMAIYDDNSAPSHLVNELKKPEITVDDLIGEDELCYIATSSLMFRRQDFADNPDPEWTNLSTSGDIPRNIMLASRGPIGYIDEVMSVYRKNRGGASFADNHYSSDFLFNRIQLYSNINKEFSYKYDSRIRKNIAVYYHKLLFAKQYKDKYWPKMKFALKYLSLAEPPSEKKKEIIRDFVVPPFLLKIYSFLAISIFHLRSKVKA, encoded by the coding sequence ATGATAAAAGTGAGTGTTTGTGTTGTTACTTATAACCACGAAAAATTTGTGAGCAAAATGCTGGATTCACTGCTTATGCAGCAAACCACATTCCCTTATGAGATCATTGTAGGTGACGACTGCTCGAAAGATAATACTGTCAGCATTCTTAAAGAATACCAAAAGCGCTTTCCTGACAAGATCAGGTTGTTACTGAATTCTAAAAACCTGGGGTTAAACGGCAAGTTCAATGCGCTTAATACTTTTGCCAATGCGAAGGGGGAATATATAGCTCAGTTTGATGGGGACGATTATCTGACTTCTCCTCACAAATTGCAGAAACAGGTTGAAATGCTGGATGCAAATCCTCATTATTCTGCCAGTTACCACAATGCGATGGCTATCTATGATGATAATTCAGCACCATCTCATTTGGTAAACGAACTTAAAAAACCGGAAATTACTGTTGATGATCTCATTGGTGAGGATGAACTGTGCTACATCGCTACGTCCAGCCTGATGTTTCGTCGTCAGGATTTTGCGGATAATCCTGATCCTGAGTGGACTAATCTGTCAACTAGCGGTGATATTCCACGTAACATAATGCTGGCAAGCCGGGGACCAATCGGTTACATTGATGAAGTAATGTCTGTTTACAGAAAAAACAGGGGAGGAGCCAGTTTTGCCGATAATCATTATAGTTCTGATTTCCTTTTTAATCGTATTCAGCTTTACTCCAATATTAATAAGGAGTTCAGTTATAAGTACGATTCCAGGATCAGGAAAAACATTGCAGTTTATTACCACAAGTTGTTATTTGCCAAACAATACAAGGATAAATACTGGCCAAAAATGAAATTTGCATTAAAATATTTGTCCTTGGCAGAGCCGCCTTCGGAAAAGAAGAAAGAGATCATCAGAGACTTTGTTGTACCGCCGTTTTTACTGAAAATTTATAGCTTTCTGGCTATTTCTATATTTCACCTGCGTTCGAAAGTAAAAGCTTAG
- a CDS encoding lamin tail domain-containing protein, with product MIPPLVTRVDILGNKELVVVFNERMDSVNAVLGSVITLSGRNIIKRQLALPVFHNLILTLDSPLLEGREYVLNIRNISDCAGNLLRESNHILALPSQADSGDIVINEILFNPREGGVDFVELNNKSRKYISLNNWALGNTKNGEPNVFSIITTDQVIMPPNSYLALTTEPSVVKEQYPVDRPQNFLEMASFPAYSNVGGGVILRDNNLRLSDKFIYSEEMHHELLSDVKGVSLEKTDAEKTSADLSNWHSAAATVGYATPGYANSQMLTDMPEDVFTVEPEAFTPDNDGLDDYTIIRYSQSVTGRIAALRIYNISGRLIRNMIDNQLIGTTGEIRWDGTDDHGQLVPTGYYLLLVDTFDTTGNKQQFKKRVIVARKGK from the coding sequence GTGATTCCTCCTCTTGTGACCAGGGTAGATATACTAGGGAATAAAGAATTGGTTGTTGTATTTAATGAAAGAATGGATAGTGTAAATGCTGTATTGGGATCTGTCATTACACTTTCCGGGCGAAACATTATTAAACGGCAATTGGCACTTCCAGTTTTTCATAATCTAATTCTAACCTTGGATTCGCCACTTTTGGAAGGCCGTGAGTACGTGCTGAACATTCGTAATATTTCAGATTGTGCCGGAAATCTTCTGAGAGAATCAAACCATATTTTGGCATTGCCGTCGCAGGCAGACTCTGGTGATATTGTTATTAACGAAATCCTTTTTAATCCCAGAGAAGGCGGAGTCGATTTTGTTGAATTAAATAATAAATCAAGGAAATATATCAGCCTGAACAACTGGGCATTAGGAAACACTAAAAACGGAGAGCCAAATGTTTTTAGCATAATTACTACTGATCAGGTTATTATGCCACCCAATTCCTATCTGGCCCTCACAACTGAACCGTCTGTTGTAAAGGAACAGTATCCTGTTGACCGGCCACAGAATTTTTTGGAAATGGCTTCTTTTCCGGCATATTCAAATGTAGGCGGAGGTGTAATTTTAAGAGACAATAATCTAAGGTTATCCGATAAATTTATTTATTCGGAAGAAATGCATCATGAACTACTTTCGGATGTGAAAGGCGTTTCCCTGGAAAAAACAGATGCTGAAAAGACTTCTGCCGATTTATCAAACTGGCATTCTGCGGCCGCGACTGTTGGTTATGCAACACCGGGATATGCAAATTCTCAAATGTTGACAGATATGCCGGAAGATGTTTTTACCGTTGAACCTGAAGCATTTACTCCGGATAATGATGGCTTGGATGACTATACCATAATCCGTTACAGCCAAAGTGTAACAGGCCGGATTGCTGCCTTACGGATCTATAATATTAGCGGCAGATTAATCAGAAATATGATTGATAACCAGCTGATTGGAACAACCGGAGAAATACGCTGGGATGGAACCGACGATCATGGACAACTTGTTCCAACGGGATATTATCTTTTGCTCGTTGATACTTTCGATACAACTGGTAATAAACAGCAGTTTAAAAAAAGGGTGATAGTGGCAAGGAAGGGCAAGTAA
- a CDS encoding DinB family protein, whose protein sequence is MKQLTFTCMMLFTTTLMFAQTAHDKQVADWERAKVYTREYLDAMPDDGYSFKPTPEMRSFAEQMDHIADANFGFTAAATGKKSPFEGKAEKMTDQSKAAVTKVVMDSYDFVIASLKDVPDADMNKDIKLFGMETKTGIAFEKAFEHQTHHRGQTTVYIRLKGVKPPQEKLF, encoded by the coding sequence ATGAAACAATTGACTTTTACCTGCATGATGTTGTTTACAACCACATTAATGTTTGCACAAACGGCTCATGACAAACAGGTAGCAGACTGGGAAAGAGCAAAAGTTTATACCAGGGAATATCTGGATGCAATGCCTGATGATGGTTACAGTTTTAAGCCTACTCCTGAAATGCGTTCATTTGCCGAACAAATGGATCACATTGCAGACGCTAATTTTGGTTTTACTGCGGCAGCAACGGGAAAGAAGAGCCCATTTGAAGGAAAGGCAGAAAAAATGACAGACCAATCCAAAGCAGCGGTTACCAAAGTAGTTATGGACAGTTATGATTTCGTTATTGCTTCCTTGAAAGATGTTCCTGATGCGGACATGAATAAAGACATCAAGTTATTCGGAATGGAGACCAAAACCGGAATTGCATTTGAAAAAGCATTTGAACATCAAACCCACCACCGCGGACAAACAACCGTGTACATACGTTTAAAAGGTGTGAAACCACCACAGGAAAAGTTGTTTTAA